Proteins encoded within one genomic window of Ferrimicrobium sp.:
- a CDS encoding hydantoinase B/oxoprolinase family protein: MAQIIETSNTQFASVDVDLVTVDIIENALRNARYEMDAVLFRTAMSPGIREQHDEFPLIADHKGRMVVGQFGSFIGGFLDNYQGTVEEGDIFLTSDPYSCDGAISHANDWLVLMPIYLEGRIVGWSAMFGHMTDVGGKVPGSLPTDAESIYEEGVVIPPTKIYRRGALNQEALDLILNQVRMKQWNRSDLNAIVAACRTAGRRVVELCGRFGTDVYIATLELLLERNYRAMEQLILQTVSEERLSFTDYIDDDGLGNGPYRIHCTMWREGNKVHLDFEGTDPQSVGPINFFLNVNMFKMFFGIYMIMVFDPQILWNDGFYPLVEVHIPERSLLRPAYPAALSCRTHALGRIFDILGGLLGQRQPEFLCAAGFSSSPHLMYSGTDSSGEWFQLYQIGFGGIPGRPFGDGPDGHSLWPSFTNVPNEFLEAYFPLVIEKYETVPDSGGPGFFRGGNGIDIAYRFLEPGTISIHDDRWLTYPWGVNGGLPGARSTKYVVRTNGATEVLASKCDHVKVAVGDILHYVTWGGGGWGDPLDRSAELVALEVERGLVTREGAKRYGVVLDDDGTVLASATEALRAEMRDHRGALPVFDYGAPIADLKERSLAETGIPAPRDPVFETR; the protein is encoded by the coding sequence ATGGCACAGATTATCGAGACATCTAATACCCAGTTTGCGAGTGTCGATGTCGATCTCGTGACAGTGGATATTATTGAAAATGCGTTGCGAAATGCTCGCTACGAGATGGATGCGGTGCTCTTTCGTACGGCAATGAGTCCGGGCATACGAGAGCAACACGACGAGTTCCCCCTCATCGCTGATCACAAGGGTCGCATGGTGGTCGGACAGTTTGGCTCTTTCATCGGTGGCTTCTTGGACAACTACCAGGGAACGGTGGAGGAGGGCGATATCTTCTTGACCTCTGACCCGTATAGCTGTGACGGTGCGATCAGCCATGCCAATGACTGGCTTGTGCTGATGCCGATCTATCTGGAGGGCCGTATTGTTGGTTGGTCGGCGATGTTCGGACACATGACCGATGTCGGCGGCAAGGTTCCCGGGTCGTTGCCGACCGACGCCGAGAGCATCTATGAGGAGGGGGTGGTCATTCCCCCTACCAAGATCTACCGACGCGGAGCACTGAACCAGGAAGCTCTCGATCTTATTCTCAACCAGGTGCGGATGAAACAGTGGAACCGAAGTGACTTGAACGCAATCGTTGCGGCCTGTCGCACCGCCGGGCGTCGCGTCGTGGAGCTCTGTGGTCGATTCGGTACCGACGTCTACATCGCGACGCTGGAGTTATTGCTTGAGCGCAACTATCGTGCGATGGAACAGCTGATCCTTCAGACAGTTTCGGAGGAACGACTCTCCTTCACTGACTATATCGATGATGACGGTCTTGGCAATGGCCCGTATCGGATCCACTGTACGATGTGGCGCGAGGGCAACAAAGTCCATCTCGATTTTGAAGGGACGGATCCACAATCGGTAGGGCCGATCAACTTCTTCTTGAACGTCAACATGTTCAAGATGTTCTTTGGGATCTACATGATCATGGTCTTTGACCCCCAGATCCTCTGGAATGACGGTTTCTATCCACTTGTTGAGGTCCATATTCCAGAGCGATCCCTGCTTCGACCCGCCTATCCGGCCGCACTCTCGTGTCGAACCCATGCGCTCGGGCGGATTTTCGATATTCTCGGTGGCCTCCTCGGTCAACGCCAGCCCGAGTTTCTCTGTGCAGCAGGCTTCTCCTCCTCTCCGCATCTCATGTACTCAGGCACGGACTCCTCGGGCGAGTGGTTCCAGCTCTATCAGATTGGCTTTGGAGGAATTCCGGGTCGGCCATTTGGGGATGGACCCGATGGACATTCGCTGTGGCCATCTTTTACCAATGTCCCCAATGAGTTTCTCGAGGCGTACTTCCCTCTGGTGATTGAGAAGTATGAGACGGTACCCGACTCGGGTGGACCCGGATTCTTCCGAGGGGGTAACGGGATCGATATCGCCTATCGATTCTTGGAGCCGGGCACCATCTCCATTCACGATGACCGCTGGTTGACCTACCCATGGGGCGTCAACGGTGGCCTGCCTGGGGCGAGAAGTACCAAATATGTAGTTCGCACGAACGGAGCAACCGAGGTGCTTGCATCGAAGTGTGACCATGTCAAAGTCGCAGTAGGCGACATTTTGCACTATGTCACTTGGGGAGGCGGTGGCTGGGGTGATCCGCTGGATCGCTCGGCTGAGCTGGTGGCGCTCGAGGTTGAGCGTGGTCTCGTGACGCGAGAGGGTGCGAAGCGCTACGGGGTTGTTCTCGATGATGACGGTACGGTGCTGGCCTCGGCCACAGAGGCACTCCGAGCCGAGATGCGCGATCATCGGGGTGCGCTCCCCGTCTTTGACTACGGAGCTCCGATCGCCGATCTCAAGGAGAGGTCGCTCGCTGAGACGGGGATTCCGGCCCCTCGTGATCCCGTCTTTGAGACAAGGTAA
- a CDS encoding isochorismatase family protein has protein sequence MGDPSVDEDYRKAGFSGSVGLGERPAVLVVDLVRAYLDPGSPLFSPRYETVLDATKALVATARERRYPVVFTGVSYRQGGVDGGYFWQKVPSLQVFEEGSELRDFDERLQPEATDLIIMKQYASAFFGTSLATTLHVMGVDTLLIAGVSTSGCVRASALDALQSGFRPTIVREAVGDRTEEVHQANLFDLEAKYADLCSLPAACTYLAQVTPTPAAGH, from the coding sequence ATGGGGGACCCCTCCGTGGATGAGGACTACCGGAAGGCGGGATTCTCCGGATCGGTGGGCCTTGGAGAGCGACCAGCGGTGTTGGTCGTCGACCTAGTGCGGGCGTACCTCGATCCTGGTTCTCCGCTCTTCTCTCCAAGGTACGAGACGGTGCTTGACGCAACCAAGGCGCTGGTCGCCACCGCTCGCGAACGGAGGTATCCAGTGGTCTTTACTGGCGTCAGCTACCGTCAAGGGGGCGTAGACGGAGGTTACTTTTGGCAGAAGGTCCCCTCGCTTCAGGTCTTTGAGGAGGGATCTGAACTCCGTGACTTCGACGAGCGCTTGCAGCCGGAGGCGACCGATCTCATCATCATGAAACAGTACGCCTCTGCCTTCTTTGGCACCTCACTCGCCACCACGCTGCACGTCATGGGCGTGGACACCCTTCTCATCGCCGGAGTCTCCACCTCAGGCTGTGTACGTGCAAGTGCACTGGATGCTCTGCAGTCTGGCTTTCGCCCGACCATCGTGCGTGAGGCGGTTGGCGATCGGACGGAGGAAGTTCACCAGGCCAACCTCTTCGATCTCGAGGCCAAATATGCCGATCTCTGCTCGTTACCAGCAGCATGTACGTATCTGGCGCAGGTGACTCCGACACCAGCTGCGGGGCACTAG
- a CDS encoding dihydrodipicolinate synthase family protein yields the protein MATDQQPAPRSTTSSDSHEAHQDPLFGGIGVALVTLFDDEGELLVEATAEHGAHLVELGVTGVLVAGTTGEASALDDDERARLIHELRSTLPPSIPIFAGTGQPSARAAVLTSKRAVDSGADALLVLSPPRSLDPRPYYEAILDACPTTPILAYHFPAASAPGLTVETLCSLPVVGSKDSSGDASRLLDEVQRFHGALYVGNPVLLALAGLLSIQGAILAVANLDPALCHLALNGDAQAQLAIAELHRATATGFPKAIKHELHLRFGTPTGVRLG from the coding sequence ATGGCTACCGACCAACAACCAGCACCACGGAGCACGACCAGCTCCGATTCTCATGAGGCCCACCAAGATCCACTCTTTGGCGGCATCGGCGTGGCACTCGTAACGCTCTTTGACGACGAGGGAGAGCTGCTGGTCGAGGCGACTGCCGAACACGGAGCACACCTCGTCGAACTCGGGGTAACCGGCGTCTTGGTCGCAGGGACCACTGGTGAGGCTAGTGCCCTCGATGATGATGAGCGTGCCCGCCTCATCCACGAACTACGTTCCACCCTTCCCCCGTCCATACCCATCTTTGCTGGAACCGGGCAACCATCAGCGCGGGCCGCGGTACTCACCTCCAAGCGAGCGGTCGACAGCGGTGCCGATGCACTCCTTGTGCTCTCCCCTCCCAGATCCCTCGATCCACGCCCCTACTACGAAGCGATCCTCGATGCTTGTCCAACGACACCGATCCTGGCCTATCACTTCCCGGCCGCCTCGGCACCGGGTCTTACCGTCGAGACTCTCTGTTCTCTTCCGGTAGTTGGCTCGAAGGACTCAAGTGGCGACGCGTCTAGACTCCTCGATGAGGTCCAACGCTTTCATGGCGCTCTCTATGTCGGCAACCCGGTACTGCTCGCCCTCGCTGGCCTACTCTCCATCCAGGGAGCGATTCTTGCGGTGGCCAACCTCGACCCAGCCCTCTGTCATCTCGCCCTCAACGGAGACGCCCAGGCGCAACTCGCGATCGCTGAACTCCACCGCGCGACCGCCACTGGTTTCCCCAAAGCGATCAAGCATGAGCTCCATCTTCGCTTTGGTACCCCGACAGGAGTGCGCCTCGGGTAA
- a CDS encoding nucleotidyltransferase domain-containing protein: MSDFSDSYPLAMGTVTPSTQASRTLIDAHRDELDAVMQRYGATNPRLFGSVARGDATPESDIDILVDLDPAEGNVLFRAGGLNDEFRRILQRDVDVFSTQLLKDRVSVTAVAESVPL; the protein is encoded by the coding sequence ATGTCTGACTTTAGTGACAGCTATCCTCTAGCTATGGGCACCGTTACGCCGTCGACTCAGGCCTCACGCACCCTGATCGATGCGCACCGCGACGAGTTAGATGCTGTGATGCAGAGATACGGGGCAACCAATCCACGACTGTTCGGCTCAGTCGCTCGCGGCGACGCGACACCGGAAAGCGACATCGACATTCTCGTAGACCTCGACCCAGCGGAGGGGAACGTTCTGTTCCGTGCTGGTGGACTCAACGACGAGTTCCGTCGCATCCTGCAGCGAGACGTGGACGTCTTCTCCACCCAACTACTCAAGGACCGGGTATCGGTCACGGCTGTCGCTGAATCGGTACCGCTTTGA
- a CDS encoding HepT-like ribonuclease domain-containing protein has product MRNILIHEYFGVDKDIVHDVITTKLWPLDEVPTRHAAQNVED; this is encoded by the coding sequence ATGCGTAACATTCTCATTCACGAGTACTTTGGCGTGGACAAGGACATCGTGCACGATGTCATCACCACCAAGCTTTGGCCTCTAGATGAGGTCCCCACGAGGCACGCGGCTCAAAATGTTGAGGACTAG
- a CDS encoding MMPL family transporter, with amino-acid sequence MNKQPHRLDSVGRACARHPFTTIAIWVVVLAAALIGHHEISGIYQNNVNLPGTQSSTGLALLAKNDPKASGYTGLVVVTGKDLTSQGGALTQAEQNLARLKDVISVSNPLAPSSTGLSKSKTTALITVHLSVLPASLGTSYANSLYSAMEPVTHSGLAVNYGGGFDANVNPPTRDTTSEAIGFGVAIVVLLVSFGSLIAAGLPLFTAVFSVGIGVSILGMVASVITFATASPTLALMIGLGVGIDYAVFLSTRFRQRIMDGHDPIDAAGRTVATSGHAVLVAATSVSVALFGLYASGITFFGQLGFAAFFGVLTAAAGAITLVPAGLSLAGRSIDRLHLGSPKAEAGDRNDMWHRYARSLQRRPVLFLFAGLILLGVLTIPFFSMRLGNVGDSSYPTSFTSRRAYDEVAQAFGRGANGPLVVVLAINHYQGSPTTLANDLYQQISKVPDIASVTPPAPTPNSALLISTVVPKTGPDNQKTTTLYSTLVNTTIPKVTAGTGAKGYVTGGTALQIQFDQTLGSHLVLTILAVLVVAFFIIMSAFRSLVLAIKAVVMNLLSIGAAYGVLVATFQWGWGRSLLDVPNKVSIEAYVPLIVFAVVFGLSMDYEVFLLSKVREVWMRADDNTEAVSEGLSSTGRVISAAALIMASVFFAFAGSPDVVIKMFSVGFGVSVLIDATIVRLLLVPSIMTLLGTKSWWIPKWLDKILPHIEAEGVEEDEATAIALAAVD; translated from the coding sequence ATGAACAAGCAACCACATCGACTTGATAGCGTCGGACGCGCGTGCGCTCGTCACCCGTTCACAACGATCGCTATCTGGGTTGTCGTCTTAGCCGCAGCGCTCATCGGGCACCACGAGATCTCCGGTATCTACCAGAACAACGTGAACCTGCCGGGGACCCAGTCCTCTACCGGACTGGCACTTCTGGCCAAGAACGATCCAAAGGCATCTGGCTATACCGGACTGGTCGTCGTCACTGGCAAGGACCTCACATCCCAAGGAGGCGCACTCACCCAAGCCGAACAGAACCTAGCCCGCCTCAAAGATGTGATCTCAGTCAGCAATCCACTCGCTCCCAGCTCGACAGGACTCTCGAAGTCAAAAACCACCGCGCTGATCACCGTTCATCTCTCGGTGCTCCCCGCATCACTCGGGACTAGCTACGCGAACTCGCTCTATAGCGCCATGGAACCTGTGACACACTCAGGCCTGGCCGTCAACTATGGCGGAGGGTTTGATGCCAATGTCAACCCGCCGACGCGTGACACCACATCGGAGGCTATCGGCTTTGGAGTGGCCATCGTCGTGCTCCTCGTCAGCTTTGGAAGTCTCATCGCCGCTGGACTACCTCTCTTCACCGCCGTCTTTAGTGTCGGCATCGGTGTCTCCATTCTCGGTATGGTCGCCAGCGTGATCACCTTCGCTACCGCTTCGCCAACGTTGGCGCTCATGATAGGCCTTGGAGTCGGGATCGACTATGCCGTCTTCTTGAGCACCCGCTTTCGCCAACGTATCATGGACGGTCATGATCCTATCGACGCCGCTGGTCGCACGGTTGCCACCAGTGGACACGCTGTCCTCGTGGCGGCAACCAGTGTATCCGTGGCACTGTTTGGACTCTACGCCTCTGGCATCACCTTCTTCGGCCAACTCGGCTTTGCCGCCTTCTTTGGCGTTCTCACCGCAGCTGCTGGCGCGATCACCCTGGTGCCCGCCGGCCTCAGTCTCGCTGGGCGCAGTATCGACCGTCTCCATCTTGGATCCCCGAAGGCCGAGGCGGGTGATCGAAATGACATGTGGCACCGCTATGCTCGCAGTCTGCAACGCAGGCCGGTCCTCTTCCTTTTTGCCGGTCTTATCCTTCTCGGCGTCCTCACCATTCCATTCTTCTCGATGCGCCTCGGAAACGTCGGCGACTCCTCGTACCCAACCTCTTTTACCTCCCGTCGCGCCTATGACGAGGTAGCCCAGGCATTTGGTCGAGGTGCCAACGGTCCGCTCGTTGTCGTTCTTGCCATCAACCACTACCAGGGGTCTCCCACCACCCTGGCCAATGACCTCTACCAGCAGATCAGTAAGGTTCCAGACATCGCCTCAGTCACCCCACCGGCACCAACGCCCAACTCAGCCCTGCTTATCTCAACCGTGGTACCAAAGACTGGGCCAGATAATCAGAAGACAACGACGCTCTACTCGACGTTGGTAAACACCACCATCCCCAAGGTCACCGCTGGTACCGGCGCGAAGGGCTACGTCACCGGGGGTACAGCCCTACAGATCCAATTCGATCAAACCCTCGGCTCACATCTGGTACTCACCATCCTGGCTGTGCTTGTGGTCGCCTTCTTCATAATCATGTCCGCCTTCCGCAGCCTGGTACTCGCCATCAAGGCAGTTGTCATGAACCTACTGAGCATCGGGGCAGCCTACGGGGTGCTGGTCGCCACCTTCCAATGGGGTTGGGGGCGGAGTCTGCTCGACGTACCGAACAAGGTCTCGATCGAGGCCTACGTTCCTCTCATCGTCTTCGCCGTCGTCTTCGGCCTCTCGATGGACTATGAAGTCTTTCTCCTCTCGAAGGTACGAGAGGTCTGGATGCGGGCCGATGACAACACTGAGGCCGTCTCTGAGGGTCTCTCCTCCACCGGTCGCGTGATCTCTGCCGCTGCCCTGATCATGGCAAGCGTATTCTTCGCCTTTGCTGGATCACCTGATGTGGTCATCAAAATGTTCTCCGTCGGTTTTGGGGTCAGCGTACTCATCGATGCAACCATCGTGCGGCTTCTCTTGGTCCCCTCGATTATGACACTGCTTGGCACGAAGAGCTGGTGGATACCCAAGTGGCTCGACAAGATTCTGCCCCACATCGAGGCAGAGGGTGTCGAAGAAGACGAGGCGACAGCCATTGCGTTAGCTGCGGTTGACTGA
- a CDS encoding TetR family transcriptional regulator, which yields MEINKPVGRREIKKAATRERIIEVARQLIAQQGFLETTILQITDMADVSERTFFRYFESKDDLLLLDLVSYFDLVEVEVLRRPRSEEPLRALLEAIVSGIRQRMDAVLEVPIFRPHRSGVDLTGQLARNYLNFELRVAQALADRLVDEGVDAESARFRADVAAKLGVSTLRAAVREVFQELPERLHPETDQLIERIERAFVIAGEEFQLFGQAGVLQRGE from the coding sequence ATGGAGATCAACAAGCCAGTTGGACGTCGCGAGATCAAAAAGGCAGCGACGAGAGAGCGAATCATCGAGGTTGCTCGACAGCTCATCGCCCAGCAGGGCTTTCTTGAAACCACCATCCTCCAGATCACGGACATGGCGGATGTATCAGAGCGCACCTTCTTTCGGTATTTCGAATCCAAGGATGATCTCTTGCTGCTTGATCTCGTCTCCTATTTTGATCTCGTCGAAGTAGAGGTGCTACGACGTCCTCGATCCGAGGAGCCACTGAGGGCGCTCCTTGAGGCGATCGTGAGTGGTATTCGTCAACGGATGGATGCGGTACTGGAGGTACCAATCTTTCGTCCTCATCGTTCTGGGGTAGACCTCACGGGTCAGCTCGCACGGAACTATTTGAATTTCGAGCTCCGCGTTGCTCAGGCCTTGGCGGATCGACTCGTCGATGAAGGTGTCGATGCGGAGTCCGCAAGATTTCGTGCCGATGTTGCCGCAAAACTGGGAGTCAGTACGTTGCGTGCTGCGGTTCGTGAGGTCTTTCAGGAGTTACCGGAGCGGCTTCATCCCGAAACCGACCAGCTCATCGAGCGAATCGAGCGAGCCTTTGTAATAGCGGGTGAGGAGTTTCAACTCTTTGGCCAAGCCGGTGTCCTGCAACGCGGTGAATAA
- a CDS encoding choice-of-anchor Q domain-containing protein: protein MDTSSASKSFDITIQPAGPDISPVLDGDGTSRVLMVQGSGTLNLVGVTVKNGVAPVGDNGGGIFARSDLTITDSTISGNSAGAGGAGEDGGSGGGIFATHDLTITNSTISDNRAGAGGAGIKGASGISGNNGASGTAGGDGGIGGGILAIGKLTITDSTISGNSAGAGGAGGKGGHGGVGVSGTNNGIGDTGGAGGAGGWGGSAGGIGGGMLTITNSTISSNRAGAGGAGGVGGHCGFGINDADCGNGGAGGNGGHGGDGGGILSDSDPVISNSTISDNSAGVGGVGGDPGIGVEGSAVAGSGGHGGNGGGVAASDLTTTNSTIANNSAGAGGAGVSLLNPGATPADGSNGGDGGGIFATGDLTITNSTIAQNNTGARGIVYGYATQGEPGTGAGIASVSTKATTALTADLIAGGASDAHGKDCAISSTITGNGYNVASDSSCDFSSSSTSEVSLTVDLLGDLEDNGGPTNTIQPSPGNPAINYIPVSSGVCPATDQRGYVRLANSSYCYAGAYQGGYLEPQTISFTSTPPTSAKTGNTYTPTATSTSGLAVALTVAPSSATVCSIASDGVVTFNAAGTCTIDANQAGNSTYAPASQVTQAVTVSTPPVTSPVTSPTTTSVSAPSPVHTSSSSVTAPSTPTPVTLKTGPPFAPAQSTPLVPIGLGLSASGVVSIVAYELRRRRAS from the coding sequence GTGGACACTAGCTCTGCTAGCAAATCCTTCGATATCACCATCCAACCAGCGGGCCCCGATATCTCGCCCGTCCTAGATGGAGACGGCACTTCCAGAGTGCTGATGGTACAAGGCTCGGGCACACTAAATCTCGTTGGTGTAACGGTCAAAAATGGCGTCGCCCCCGTTGGTGACAACGGTGGTGGGATTTTCGCCCGCAGCGATCTGACGATCACGGACTCCACCATCTCGGGCAACAGTGCAGGTGCCGGCGGTGCGGGTGAAGACGGAGGCAGCGGTGGTGGTATTTTCGCCACTCACGATCTGACGATCACGAACTCCACCATCTCGGACAACCGTGCAGGTGCTGGGGGCGCTGGTATCAAGGGTGCCAGCGGCATCAGCGGTAATAACGGCGCCAGCGGCACTGCGGGAGGCGACGGAGGTATCGGCGGTGGCATCCTTGCAATCGGGAAGCTAACGATCACGGACTCCACCATCTCGGGCAACAGTGCAGGTGCCGGCGGTGCGGGCGGCAAAGGTGGCCATGGCGGCGTGGGTGTCTCCGGCACCAACAATGGCATTGGCGACACCGGCGGTGCCGGAGGTGCCGGCGGCTGGGGCGGGAGTGCCGGAGGTATCGGCGGTGGCATGCTGACGATCACGAACTCCACCATCTCGAGCAACCGCGCGGGTGCTGGCGGTGCCGGAGGTGTCGGCGGCCACTGCGGTTTTGGGATTAACGACGCAGACTGCGGCAACGGTGGTGCAGGTGGCAACGGTGGCCATGGCGGAGACGGTGGTGGGATTCTCTCTGATAGTGATCCGGTCATCTCTAACTCGACCATCTCGGACAACAGTGCAGGTGTCGGCGGTGTTGGAGGCGATCCTGGGATCGGTGTCGAAGGTTCGGCTGTGGCTGGCTCCGGTGGTCATGGCGGAAACGGTGGTGGAGTAGCTGCTAGCGATCTGACGACTACGAACTCCACCATCGCGAACAACAGCGCTGGTGCCGGCGGTGCCGGCGTTAGCCTTCTTAACCCCGGAGCTACACCTGCTGACGGTTCCAATGGTGGCGACGGTGGTGGGATATTTGCTACCGGTGACTTGACTATCACAAACTCCACCATCGCCCAAAACAACACCGGTGCGCGTGGAATTGTATATGGGTATGCGACTCAAGGGGAGCCTGGCACTGGCGCCGGGATTGCCAGCGTCTCCACCAAGGCCACAACAGCTCTGACTGCCGACTTGATTGCCGGAGGAGCCAGTGACGCACACGGCAAGGATTGCGCTATCTCCAGCACCATTACAGGCAATGGCTACAACGTTGCCAGCGACTCAAGCTGTGACTTCTCCTCATCCTCGACGAGCGAGGTGAGCCTTACGGTGGACCTGCTTGGCGACCTGGAGGACAACGGCGGCCCTACCAACACCATTCAACCCTCGCCCGGCAACCCAGCCATCAACTACATCCCTGTCTCTAGCGGTGTCTGTCCGGCAACGGATCAGCGAGGCTATGTTCGCCTAGCGAATTCCTCCTACTGCTACGCTGGCGCCTATCAGGGCGGCTACCTCGAGCCTCAGACCATCTCCTTTACCTCCACGCCACCAACGAGCGCGAAGACAGGCAATACCTATACACCAACGGCGACCAGTACTTCGGGCCTTGCGGTGGCACTCACCGTTGCCCCATCGTCAGCTACGGTGTGTTCGATCGCCAGTGATGGTGTGGTCACCTTCAACGCCGCGGGAACGTGTACCATCGATGCGAATCAGGCTGGCAATAGCACCTATGCTCCAGCGAGCCAGGTGACACAGGCGGTCACGGTATCCACTCCCCCTGTGACAAGTCCAGTGACAAGCCCGACGACGACCTCCGTGTCAGCGCCGAGCCCGGTACATACCTCTTCATCGAGCGTGACGGCTCCGTCGACTCCAACGCCAGTGACCCTAAAGACCGGTCCCCCGTTCGCCCCTGCTCAATCAACGCCACTGGTGCCGATTGGACTGGGCCTATCAGCGAGCGGCGTGGTGAGTATCGTTGCCTATGAGTTGAGGCGTCGTCGAGCAAGCTAG
- a CDS encoding ferric reductase-like transmembrane domain-containing protein, which yields MKVSAPTGAAAARTDSARPRRSGETGLLVAMAVAGIGLGVILGLPLVDGTVHEIHAPGGWTLFLGSVTGLIGTYFALVMVFMASRLPMLERALGRGGVMGWHKNLSILAISFILAHAVLTTMAYAEIAKTGFTHELGVLINTYPDMITAFIALGLMLLIGLVSLPWLRQRLSRENWWLLHLLIYVALVLSFAHELALGPSFVNHPIAQWVWGLAWIGAGVAILTYRIFVPLLRSMRHGLRVAAVEPQANGVTKILLEGQYLEDLPLQGGQFFEWRFLTRGRWWQAHPFSVVDRQEDTLRLMVKPIGDFSTNLAELKVGTHVWFEGPYGNFTVAQRARDRALLIAGGIGVTAVRGLLEDLPRESRPAVVLRVTAKTDVVLLDELERLVNERNGRVYILSGDRTEVDLRTIAGNIKDYRSRDIFISGSPGFVEAVRDVFVQLGVKRRQLHAEPYTI from the coding sequence ATGAAGGTTTCGGCCCCCACGGGCGCGGCGGCTGCACGGACAGATTCGGCGCGACCCCGACGTTCAGGTGAGACTGGTCTGTTGGTTGCCATGGCAGTTGCAGGCATTGGCCTTGGTGTGATACTGGGATTACCCTTGGTTGACGGGACGGTGCATGAGATCCATGCGCCAGGCGGTTGGACGCTGTTCCTTGGATCGGTGACGGGACTGATCGGTACCTACTTCGCCCTGGTGATGGTGTTCATGGCCTCCCGTCTGCCCATGCTTGAGCGAGCCCTGGGCAGAGGTGGGGTGATGGGTTGGCATAAGAATCTCTCCATACTTGCGATCTCCTTTATCCTCGCCCACGCGGTGCTCACCACGATGGCCTATGCCGAGATCGCCAAGACAGGATTTACCCATGAGCTTGGTGTGCTGATCAACACCTATCCCGATATGATCACCGCGTTCATCGCTCTGGGGTTGATGTTGTTGATCGGGTTGGTGTCCCTGCCATGGTTGCGCCAGCGCCTCTCGCGAGAGAACTGGTGGCTCTTGCATCTCTTGATCTACGTCGCCCTCGTGCTCTCCTTCGCCCATGAGTTGGCCCTTGGTCCGAGCTTTGTGAACCACCCCATCGCACAATGGGTGTGGGGGCTAGCGTGGATCGGGGCTGGAGTTGCGATCCTCACCTATCGTATTTTCGTACCGCTACTACGCTCCATGCGCCATGGGTTGCGGGTGGCGGCTGTGGAACCTCAAGCCAATGGTGTGACTAAGATCCTTCTTGAGGGCCAGTATCTAGAAGACCTCCCGCTTCAGGGAGGCCAGTTCTTCGAGTGGCGCTTTCTCACCCGGGGTCGATGGTGGCAAGCCCACCCGTTCTCGGTGGTCGATCGCCAGGAGGATACCCTGCGGCTGATGGTGAAGCCGATCGGAGACTTTTCAACGAACCTTGCCGAGCTCAAGGTGGGTACCCACGTCTGGTTTGAAGGCCCTTATGGCAACTTTACGGTGGCACAACGGGCCAGAGATCGCGCGCTACTCATCGCTGGTGGAATTGGGGTGACCGCCGTACGGGGTCTGCTCGAGGATCTACCCCGTGAGAGTCGTCCCGCGGTGGTGTTGCGTGTCACCGCCAAGACCGATGTGGTGTTACTTGACGAACTCGAGCGACTGGTCAACGAGCGTAACGGCAGGGTCTACATCTTGAGTGGGGATCGCACGGAGGTGGATCTGCGTACCATCGCAGGCAACATCAAGGACTACCGAAGTCGGGATATCTTCATCAGTGGGTCTCCCGGTTTCGTTGAGGCGGTTCGCGATGTCTTTGTACAGCTCGGTGTCAAGCGGCGTCAGCTGCACGCAGAGCCCTACACGATTTAG
- a CDS encoding FMN-binding protein yields MRRILTVLGATVVGLIGILTLHPRAKTQLSVASVDKNHPSSKASKGKAATPTNVPLPAGPTSVTGPLTNYGFGDIAVTVEVKAHKIVDISIAKFQALEAYSIEIEQAAVPSLRAEALKAQGLPIAIVSGATYTSQGFAYSLQGALNKLRGK; encoded by the coding sequence ATGCGTAGGATATTGACGGTACTTGGGGCAACGGTCGTGGGCCTTATTGGCATCCTTACCCTGCACCCGCGGGCTAAAACTCAGCTGAGCGTCGCCTCGGTTGACAAGAACCACCCTAGCTCGAAGGCCAGCAAGGGCAAGGCTGCGACGCCGACCAACGTGCCGCTCCCAGCTGGACCAACCTCGGTGACGGGACCGCTGACGAACTACGGATTTGGCGACATTGCGGTAACGGTGGAAGTGAAGGCGCACAAGATCGTTGACATCTCCATCGCAAAGTTCCAGGCCCTTGAGGCGTACTCGATCGAAATCGAACAGGCTGCGGTTCCGTCACTCAGAGCGGAGGCACTCAAAGCCCAAGGACTTCCAATCGCGATCGTTTCGGGTGCTACCTACACCAGTCAGGGATTCGCATACTCGTTACAGGGTGCTTTGAACAAGTTGCGAGGCAAGTGA